In a single window of the Gossypium hirsutum isolate 1008001.06 chromosome A13, Gossypium_hirsutum_v2.1, whole genome shotgun sequence genome:
- the LOC107950351 gene encoding peroxisome biogenesis protein 5-like, which translates to MNPYVGHQNPLKEGQELFRKGLLSEAMLALEAEVMKNPENAEGWRLLGITHAENDDDQQAIAAMMRAQEADPTNLEVLLALGVSHTNELEQTAALKYLYGWLRHHPKYGTLAPPELANSLYYADALDLKPNYVRAWANMGISYANLTLPRHQHLPASYLRSKFCITECQKKNTERRYTRFSLPFLVYVIF; encoded by the exons ATGAATCCATATGTTGGTCATCAAAATCCTTTAAAAGAAGGTCAAGAGCTATTCAGGAAAGGACTTTTGAGTGAAGCAATGCTTGCCCTAGAGGCTGAAGTTATGAAAAATCCTGAGAATGCTGAAGGTTGGAGATTGCTAGGAATAACCCATGCTGAAAATGATGATGACCAGCAG GCTATTGCAGCAATGATGCGTGCTCAGGAGGCCGATCCTACCAATTTGGAAGTACTTCTTGCTCTTGGTGTGAGTCATACAAATG AATTGGAACAGACTGCTGCTTTAAAGTATCTGTATGGATGGTTACGTCATCACCCAAAGTATGGTACTCTTGCGCCACCGGAGCTTGCTAATTCTTTGTATTATGCTGAT GCACTAGATTTGAAGCCAAACTATGTGCGTGCTTGGGCAAACATGGGTATCAGTTACGCCAACCTG ACACTGCCGCGCCATCAACACCTTCCGGCGTCTTACCTCCGATCAAAG ttttgcaTAACCGaatgccaaaaaaaaaacacagaaagACGCTACACTAGGTTTTCTCTGCCGTTTCTGGTTTATGTGATTTTTTGA
- the LOC121212129 gene encoding U11/U12 small nuclear ribonucleoprotein 25 kDa protein, which produces MESGAKEEGKVLGYNSKNVKKVALLSTLAALLDDPILADVPKRPSLSDVDIRINLELGSAMCISIFKLDGTFFDVAVMNSATVKDLKLAIKKKVIELEQSKMGHRHISWRHVWANFCLAHHNEKLLNDGTALQDFGVRNNSQVHFLPYVVSKGSGGHSKRRKHRFFHGLNKHS; this is translated from the exons ATGGAGTCAGGGGCGAAGGAGGAAGGGAAAGTGCTCGGATACAACAGCAAAAACGTGAAGAAAGTGGCATTACTTTCAACACTGGCTGCACTCCTTGACGATCCAATTCTTGCCGATGTCCCTAAGAGACCCAGTTTGTCCGATGTCGATATCCGAATCAACCTTGAACTGGGGAGTGCCATGTGTATCTCTATCTTCAAATTAGATGGAACCTTCTTCG ATGTTGCGGTGATGAATTCAGCCACGGTGAAAGACTTGAAGCTCGCAATCAAGAAGAAAGTGATCGAGTTAGAGCAATCCAAGATGGGTCATCGACACATTTCATG GAGGCACGTTTGGGCTAATTTCTGCCTAGCACACCACAATGAGAAGCTCCTTAATGATGGCACTGCACTTCAGGATTTTGGTGTTCGAAATAATTCTCAG GTACATTTTTTACCTTATGTTGTCTCAAAAGGTTCTGGGGGACATTCTAAGAGGAGAAAACACCGTTTCTTCCATGGCCTGAACAAGCATTCATGA